Within Paroedura picta isolate Pp20150507F chromosome 13, Ppicta_v3.0, whole genome shotgun sequence, the genomic segment taaacaaacaaacaaataaagattgAACATTatgtggatcaggggtagtcaaactgcggccctccagatgtccatggactacaattcccaggagccccctgccagcgttcgctggcagggggctcctgggaattgtagtccatggacatctggagggccacagtttgactacccctgatgtggaTTGATCCCGTCTGCCGGATCcggtcagtttaaagtgaaattgaccaatactggcaggaagatctatagTGTGGCTCTTGTATATAAATCGGGGTTGATTGTGGGTTCTTCAGCTCAGTTTTGACCCACGCACCATCGTGCTGAGTTCACAAGAAAGAGTTGCTTGAACTCCGCCCCCACGGATCTAACACGGGTCCtattgtgccccactttttactactcaaaggaggctcaaagcagcttacaatcgcctgcccttcctctccccacaacgcacaccctgtgaggtcggtggggctgagagagccctgacaggactggcccgaggtcacccagtggcATGTGGacgagcggggaatcgaacccggctctctggattagaggctgctgctcttagccacgacaccatgctggaagACCGGCGGTGGAGAGAGGGCAATCAGGAGCCAGCATGGACTCCCAAAGCCCATCTCTAACCATCACATTGGGAGGAACGCAAGTGAGATTCTCGATTAGGACGGGCATGCCGGCACTCGCTCAGCCGCCCTTTGCTTGGTTCCCTCGGCCTATGTGGGGACTCAGCGTGGAGTGATAGTCACAATTCTGACCTAGGATGTGGGAAAGCGTCATTCAACTCTCCACTCTGGCCAGAAGCTCAAAAGGCCACTCTGGGCCTGCCGTCCTCTATGATCATGGAGGCTTCCCAGTAACTCAGTGAAGTTACCTTTCAAGGCTTCCATCTAGTCTGGGGTGGCGGGGACAGGAAGGTTGCTGGCTCTGAATTGGAAaagacctggaggctttgggggcgagccaggagtgggtgggatttcagACAGGAAGGGACCTCTCAGTGATCCACTGAAGACcagttgtcatcccaggagatctttagCCACCACATGTTGGGAGAGCCTTAAAAAGGAAGCTTTCATGCGGAGAGCCAGCGGAACTGGCCGAATTGCCTCGGAGGTGGAGGATCCCTCTCTCTTGAGGTCTGCTGCCCTATAGGAACACCTGTTTGCCTCCATCTGTGCTCTGCTGGTATCTTggccaacaaagcaaatttgccCCAAATGCCCCAGTTCCCCAGTACCTTCACCTCTGGAGGGAAGGTGACCAGAAAGCGCTACTCCCCAAAATTCTCCCTCCTGGGAGAATAACGACAGGGAAGATTTTCCAGACCCATAAATTCACTTTTGACAAATGAACAGCAAAAGCAGAttaacctccccctccctccgttaatccttataatggttttagaatCTCCTTACCCAATAAGAAGGGCCCCCTTTTCGTTTCTCTTTATCCAGATCTACATTGTCTCCGTCTTGTCTACATTTTCTCCACCTCTCAGGCTGtccttctctcttcccctccccctttttctaaTATGGGACAGCTTATAGATCTTATCTCCGTAAACACAACATCAATAAATCCCTGCTTCTGATTGCCCTTTTCGGTTACCGGCCTGCCAAGAAGTGCCTTGACGATTGGGATTTGATTACCAGCCCTTATCGAAAAAGTCCTCTTGGCGAAATCTGGGTCTTAAATCCCATAATTCTTTGATAAAAGGAGCATTACCAGTCTATTTTCCAAAGTGAAAGGTAGGGGGAGAATGAAAGAAAGCAATCAGCACACAGCCTAATAGGCTAAGCGCAGAGGTCCCGGCATggcaagagaggaggggatgaTGGCAGGgcgggggtgtgtgtggggggggaggacaccCTTTTGCCGCAGGCAGCCCAGGAAAGGAATTGATCTGCTTCAGGTCGCTAGGACTGTGGCTAACACCCCCAAAAGGCAACCTGCTGCTCTCACGCAAGGAAGGATTCAAAGTCATTGCTGGCAggagtgtgcttttttttttcccacGCAAGCGttcggagccagtttggtgtagtggttaggagtgcggacttctaatctggcaagccgggttcaattctgcgctcccccacatgcaaccagctgggtgaccttgggctcgccacagcactgataaaactgttctgaccgggcagtgatatcagggctccctcagcctcacccaccccacagggtgtcagttgtggggagaggaatgggaaggcgactgtaagccgctttgagcctcttttgggtagggaaaagaggcatataagaaccaactcttcttcttcttcttcttctaatgctgaAACTCTCCCCATCACCACCAAGTTTATTTCAGTGGCCTCTGGGTGTTCAAATATGATGCTCTTGGCATTGAGATGTGCATCACCCTCTGCTGAGAATGAGCGCCAGAAAAGTGGTTTTGAGGTTCCAGCAAGCCAGGTCAAAAAGCCATGCTTCTGAAGGATTCAGGAGACTGGAATGACCTCTGCGTGTTTCCCAACCGGAAACGATGCCTTTCAAAGCTGACTCGCAATTAAAACGAAAAGGGTTTTGCCCGTTGTGCTGCAATGCAATGGCCTGTTTTGGCACCACTTTAATTTGGTTCTGTCCactgttcccttcctctgcctggcctgtttTATTTCTGCTTAGTTTTGTCCCACTGGGTGCTGTGGATCAGACTACTCTGAATGGAAACCCCAGTGTAAAGAttgttattggggttttaaatatTGATGTTaacaccttaaagcaggggtagtcaaactgcggccctccagatgtccatggactacaattcccaggggcttctgggaattgtagtccatggacatctggagggacgcagtttgactaccccttaaagTGCCTGGGATGTCATACCTTTTAAACTTTTatgatattattattgttttctctATTTTTGAATTGCTTCAGTTTTTATTTATGGGTATTTGAATTTTGATTGTAGGGCGCAACAGAGTTTATTCtgacagcaggctttctcaaccacaagaagaagttggttcttacatgtcgcttttctctacctgaaggagtctcaaagcggcttacaatcgccttccctttcctctccctacaacagaccccctgtgaggtaggtgaggctgagggagccctgagatttctgctcggtcagaacacctttctcagtgctgtggcgagcccaaggtcacccagctggctgcatgtgggggagcgtggaatcacacccagttcaccagattagaagttcacactcctaaccactacaccaagttggctcttaaaacttggtcagtcttaaaggtgccccctgacacaaattttgttctgctacttcagaccaatgcggACATGCTCCTGAATCGATCTTTTCTCATGGCCAAAGCACGATAGCTTCAGTTTGGTCGTCTTAACTTCTACGGAGAGTTCGGGCTAGATTTGATCTGTCTTCTCAGCGGTCTGCAGTGTCTGTAAATCTTGCCttcgaaatcccccccccccaagtcagcaACAGAGACACCTGAATAGTGGGAACGGATACTGGGAAATAGGGATCTTTCTGGCTTCAGGAAGAGCAGGAGCAAAGATAAATCAGGCCTCTGTACCAAAAGACATCTGGAATCCATGCTGTCTGCCTCAGATGCTCCGATGACAGGGGTGACCAAACCGTGGGACAGCCACGGACTAcagctaccatgagcccctgccagcatggccacagCAGGGCCTcgtggtaattgcagtccatgtcCTATTGGATTCAATCCTGTGGATCCATCCAGTTATCAGTATTACACCTGGCCTCTGGGAACGGGGGCAAACTTCTTGCACAGGGGAAAGGGCCACCCTTTGCCCCCTGACCACCTATTCCCCACCATCACCTGTGAGTTTATTTATGCCAATTAAGATTATCTGCTCAGATCTGCCTGGGGCCCTCCAGTGTGGTTTGCTGGGTCTACACAGCCGTCTTCCAACTTTGTGTAGGACTAGAACCTGGGAGACCCGGTTCCGAATCCCTACTTTGCCAGGAAAGTTTGCacggtgaccttaggccagtcgcacactctcagcctgaacctaccttacagggttgttgtatggGTAaagtgggggagcggagaatgaCAGAAGTGGCTCTGGGTtcccgttggggagaaaggcagggtgtgaATGAATTCAGCCGCTTAATTCCTGAAATTATACCGTCTTCCCAATCGTAATGGATGCCTTTAGTTGTGATCAGCCCTTTGTCGCTTTTACAGTCTTGCAGGGCCCGGACGGCCTTGTGTACATATTATACTGACAATCTATTCCTGCTCCGTGTCACGACTCGCCATTTCTCTTGTTCTCTGAGCAGCAAATAAATTGGCTTTCGAGAAAAAGAGCGTGTTTGGCAAAAAGGGTTTTGTTGCCGCGATGTTGATTTCTGTTTTCTATTATCAAGctcaactcccccacccccacccccagccatacCGTGTGATATGACAGTTCTCTTTTGATGGGAAGGCTTTCATTTGGCCAAATAAAAGGATAATTTCTTCCCCTTTTTAAAGGAGTTAATCCTTCGGGGCCGTTCCTTGGCCCGGGAAACGGCTATTCTCCCCCTGCCTCGAACTGGCGGCTCCGGACACAATGGGCCTCATAACCGCTTCAAATCTACACCCGAGATGGAGAAATCAGATTTGCTTCCAGAGTCATTTCTGTAGGATTAGCTAAATCTTAGATCCACACTAACCCTTCACAAAGCTGTCAAGATTAGTTAGAATGTATTTTATTCCAGCCGAGGGGTTTAGGGCTTTCTTTCTCAAAAGGATTATATAGATATATACGTGTATATTAGGGTGGTCTCTGTTAGAAAGCGGCCAGcttaggggggtggggagggcagggggggtggaggaggagatgCGTGTTCTTGTTTGTCAGGGGGGGCGTATATAACAAACGGCGTGGGGGCCGGGATGCAAACCGCTGACCGCCATAAGTAAGGGCATGAGTGCGGGTTCAAATCCATTGCTCAGCACCCCCTGTTTCCTGCAGGAAACAGATAGCCCTCGGGCTGGGAAACAGAGGTGTCCCTCGACGGTGGTCCGTGGGCTGGGATGGCTGCGGAAAGTCCTCCTGACGTCGACCTGGGGAAGAGAAGTCTGAAAAAGCCGTGCTCCTTCACCATCGAGAACATCCTGGCCGGCTCGGCGGAGAGGAGGCCGCAGGTGCTCCTCCCGTTCTGCTTCCGAGGGTTCTTGGACTGCGAGCCCCGTGAGCTCTGTGCTCTGGGGACCCTGGCGGCGGGCTCCccgcaggaggaagaggaggacaaggaggcgGAGGGGGACTTCGGGCagtgcggctgctgctgctgctctcactCTTGGCAGGAGACGTCCAGCTGGCTGGGTAAGCAGATGTGGGTTTGCGTGGCGGCTTGCAAGCCagccgtgggtgggtgggtgggtggttgggggaCTTCCCCATGAGGGTCTTCCAACCAGGCTGCACTGATTCATGCTTTTTGCGGGACGGTTGGGTTGGATCTGTTTTCGATAGCTTCTGAGGAGCGTCAAAGAACGCACAGCCCGCCTTTCCCAAGGCCGTGGAAGTCTCACGGCTTGTGGCCCAATTGACACGGCAGGCCGAGGAATATTTTCCTGAGGAGGGAACTCCAGTGAATAGACCCCAGTAAGAGTCTgaatcgaagaagaagagttggaagggcaaGTAAGGGAGCTGGTTTGgtagcaacttctaatctgatgagctggttttagtcccccactcctccacatacagccagctgggtgagcttgggccagtcacagcccttatagcgctgttctcacagagcagttctgtcagagctctctcagcccaacctacctttgttgcagggagtggaagggaaggcgattgtaagccgcttggagactccttcgggcattgaaaagcaagctataaaaaccagctcttcttcttcagcagagaAGACCCAGCTCCAGTTACTCATGGAAATCATGACCCTTTGTGCCTGGCAGTTGGACTCTGAACGGAGGCGTCTTTTCACCCCTCTCCTCCGCTGTCAGACTGATCAGGATAGCGAGGGAGTATTCTCCGTTTCACCCTCTCCGACTTTGTGAGTTTCATCAAGCAAAGGAAGGATAGTGAGATTCCACCCCCCGCAAAATGTTACAGAcagcagagattttaaaaaatcgggGGTGATGGGGGACCATTCCCAAATGTATTCACCTGTATCCTTGTACAGAATACATCTGGGAATGGTCCCCCAAATGGAAGGCAGAATCCAGGCACTAGAGGATACAGGGATAATAATATTGTCCTACTTTACAAagataagcctcttgtggtgcagggtggtaagagagtcaacatgctgtctgaagctctgaccatgaggctgggagttcaatcccagcagccggctcaaggttgactcagccttccatccttccgaggtcggtcaaatgagtacccagcttgctggggggtaaacggtaatgactggggaaggtacggcaaaccaccccatattgagtctgccatgaaaacgctggagggcgtcaccctaagggtcagacatgactcggtgcttgcacaggggatacctttacctttaccttcctttaCAAAGCTGCGGCAAAGATTATGATAAAATGGAATGTGGGAACTGAACCCTACTATCCCAAACGAAAGCGGAGTGCCTCGGGATGCCGTAATTCTGGTTATCGTGCCCAGCATGAAACCCCGTAAACAGACTGGCATTCCGAATCTTCCTCCCAGCAGACACGAGGTTCCCCTGGCCCCTGAGGCTCCTCCATCCCCTCGGCAGGCCGTGCAAGAACGCCCAGGGGAGCCCGGGCCAGCTGCAGACCTTCCACCAGATCCAGCGCCGGACCCGTCGCCACCGCACCATCTTCACCGaggaccagctgcaagccctgGAAGCTCTCTTCCGCCAGAACCAGTACCCGGACGTCATCACCCGAGAACACCTGGCCAACCGGATCCACTTGAAAGAAGAACGAGTCGAGGTGAGGTTTTGGTTTGCtggggggtgttgttgttgttgttgttgttgttgtggggagTGTAAAGGAAAGAATGAAGTAGAGTCCTTTCTTCTGATGTTTGGTCTGATGTTTCTTCTGATGGCCATGTCAcctgatagatgtttaacaaactgaaaaaaaaacatattcaaaattaattaattcccacccattcgggaaacccttccaggaccatcaaggaccttcagggtttcatgaaaccctgtttgagaaagcctgcctcaaACGATACATGTACAGCCTCCAGGTCCAACGTAGAGTCCTTCTTACTCctcatcctgcatagtgcagggggttggactagatgacccattgaggtcccttccaactctatgattctatgattttatcccTCCCTTCTATGTTAAAGGTAAAtttaaatgtatcccctgtgcaagcaccaagtcatgcctgacccttggagtgacgccctccagcattttcatggcagactcaatacggggtggtttgccagtgccttccccagtcattaccgtttaccccccagcaagcaagctgggtactcattttaccgacctcggaaggatggaaggctgagtcaaccttgagccggctgctgggattgaactcccagccttatgggcaaagctttcagacggctgccttaccactctgcgccacaagaggctctcccttctATGTTACAGGCAGGCTTTTTGCTTCTTTTCTGATGGGCTTTGTATGTCTGGCTGATATATGGTAATTTGTACttgtgactttatttatttactgtatttatataccgccctaccctgaggctcagagtggtttacataaaaatgcagaaaacagtacacGGAACTCAGCTTTTCTGATATCAATAGCATTAACATTACACTGTAACAGAGGTAATAGAATATAATGCTGCAAACAGGTCTAGAGCAGAGCACATGGATGgatccctgggagggagggaaggaggaggggccctgtagatgttgctggattacctggtctcaaccaaaggcctggcagaagagctcctttttgtgggccctgcagaactgttttagctccgtcagggctttGATctcctcctgggagctcattccaccaggaggggcCCAACACggagaaggctttggccctggcCAGATGGGCTTAtttaggaccagggatcattagacggttggtggtggcagagcataaatctctttgaggggcataggcagggaggtggtccctcaggtacactgggcattctgcagggggttggactagatggccctggaggtcctttctaattctatgattctaagggctaAAGCCACTTtatgtataatatatatatttaaaagaaaacttttcaGAAACCGTTCCCAGTAGGATAGGAGGTGGCTTTGTGATTAGCACAAGAGGCAGCTAATCAGCACTGTCCAAATCTTACCCACGCTGTAAACCAGAAGACTACCTTCCCCTCGCTGTCGGTAGGGAGGAAAAAACGGGACGTGTGTCCAAAATGTGGTGACGGCCCTTTTGTAGCGGGCTCGCTGTTCAAACAATGCCTGTCAATATGTACGGTACAGCTGGACTCTCCTTCAGTGGACCAGAGTGTGCCTAACGCCGGGTCAGTTTGCAGACATGACATTTCGTTTCATTTCCCTTTATGTGACACACAGGTCTGGTTTAAAAACCGACGAGCCAAGTGGCGGCACCAGAAAAGAGCATCggcgctcctcctccaaggctccaAGAAGTCTGCCGAGGGCAACTGCTGAGAAAGAGCAGTCCAGTCCGGCTGTCCAGCATCCGTTTTGGCCGCTGAACAATGGGGCAGATTCAGAAAACGAGAGCACACACAGAGAGCCGGAGAGAATGACTGGGGTTCAGGATTTGGAAGAAGAttctattttttcccctctgagtTCGCCCCCTtgcaagaaaaaaataaacaaactataaatcAT encodes:
- the GSC2 gene encoding homeobox protein goosecoid-2 isoform X2 encodes the protein MAAESPPDVDLGKRSLKKPCSFTIENILAGSAERRPQVLLPFCFRGFLDCEPRELCALGTLAAGSPQEEEEDKEAEGDFGQCGCCCCSHSWQETSSWLDTRFPWPLRLLHPLGRPCKNAQGSPGQLQTFHQIQRRTRRHRTIFTEDQLQALEALFRQNQYPDVITREHLANRIHLKEERVEVWFKNRRAKWRHQKRASALLLQGSKKSAEGNC
- the GSC2 gene encoding homeobox protein goosecoid-2 isoform X1, whose translation is MAAESPPDVDLGKRSLKKPCSFTIENILAGSAERRPQVLLPFCFRGFLDCEPRELCALGTLAAGSPQEEEEDKEAEGDFGQCGCCCCSHSWQETSSWLADTRFPWPLRLLHPLGRPCKNAQGSPGQLQTFHQIQRRTRRHRTIFTEDQLQALEALFRQNQYPDVITREHLANRIHLKEERVEVWFKNRRAKWRHQKRASALLLQGSKKSAEGNC